In a single window of the uncultured Dysgonomonas sp. genome:
- the tenA gene encoding thiaminase II yields the protein MKWSEQAWNAAKPIYNKILEQPFIQGLIDGTLDREKFIFYIQQDALYLAEYGKVLTGIASKLSNPEHIEAFIHFAGDSIAVEKALHESFVSKIASISKPEPSPGCLLYTSFLLRQLASAPVEVIAAAVLPCFWIYKEVGDYILEHQVKGENPYQEWINTYGGEAFEQSVKTAISICDELAHRCTPEQRQAMTDAYVMCSRMEWIFWDSAWRLEKWAV from the coding sequence ATGAAATGGAGTGAACAGGCATGGAATGCAGCAAAACCCATATACAATAAAATATTGGAGCAACCCTTTATTCAGGGATTGATAGATGGTACACTCGACAGGGAAAAATTCATCTTCTACATTCAGCAGGATGCCCTATATCTTGCCGAATATGGCAAGGTATTGACCGGAATAGCTTCAAAGCTCAGTAACCCTGAACATATAGAGGCTTTTATCCACTTTGCCGGAGATAGTATAGCTGTAGAAAAGGCGTTACACGAAAGCTTCGTCAGTAAAATAGCTTCTATTTCGAAACCTGAACCATCTCCGGGTTGTTTATTATATACTTCATTTCTTTTGAGGCAACTGGCAAGCGCTCCTGTGGAGGTAATTGCTGCGGCTGTATTGCCTTGCTTCTGGATTTACAAAGAGGTGGGAGATTATATCCTCGAACATCAGGTAAAAGGTGAAAACCCTTATCAGGAATGGATAAATACATATGGCGGGGAAGCATTCGAACAATCTGTAAAAACAGCTATTTCCATTTGCGACGAACTTGCGCATAGATGTACTCCGGAGCAACGGCAAGCAATGACCGATGCATATGTCATGTGTTCCAGAATGGAATGGATATTCTGGGATAGCGCATGGCGATTGGAGAAATGGGCGGTATAA
- the thiE gene encoding thiamine phosphate synthase — MATFDLSLYLVTDRSLSLGRPLETAVEEAVRGGVTMVQLREKDASTLDFYNLAMRLKSILKSYNVPLIINDRLDIALACDAEGLHVGQSDMPYAVARKLLGKDKIIGLSVESIQDAIDANNLDVDYIGISPVFGTQTKTDTAPALGLEGIREITRISGHPSVGIGGINLTNAQDIIQAGADGISVVSAIMSASDPQRSARQLKETINKSKNR, encoded by the coding sequence ATGGCGACATTCGATTTGAGCCTCTATCTGGTTACCGACCGTTCGCTTTCACTGGGGCGGCCGTTGGAGACGGCTGTTGAGGAAGCCGTGAGAGGTGGGGTGACGATGGTACAACTGAGGGAAAAGGATGCTTCTACGCTCGATTTTTATAACCTGGCGATGAGATTGAAATCCATACTGAAATCTTACAATGTACCTCTTATAATAAATGACAGGCTCGATATAGCATTGGCTTGCGATGCCGAAGGCTTACATGTCGGACAAAGTGATATGCCCTACGCAGTTGCCCGCAAGCTACTTGGTAAGGATAAGATTATTGGCCTTTCTGTTGAAAGTATTCAAGATGCGATAGATGCTAATAATCTCGATGTAGACTATATAGGCATTTCGCCTGTATTCGGTACACAGACTAAAACAGACACAGCGCCAGCTTTGGGTTTGGAAGGAATACGTGAAATAACCCGCATATCCGGACATCCCAGTGTGGGAATAGGAGGTATCAACCTGACGAATGCGCAGGATATAATACAGGCAGGTGCAGATGGTATATCGGTAGTGTCGGCTATTATGTCGGCTTCTGATCCGCAGCGATCTGCTCGTCAGCTAAAAGAAACCATAAACAAATCAAAAAATAGATAG
- the thiD gene encoding bifunctional hydroxymethylpyrimidine kinase/phosphomethylpyrimidine kinase — translation MKHYKTALTIAGSDPSGGAGIQADLKTFSACGCYGATVIVAVVDENTIGVTDVHPIPVPFVSGQIKSVLDDIGADAIKIGMLHSSELILAVKETLSRYDIKNIVLDPVMVATSGDKLLQDEAIETLKSELIPFVRVITPNIPEAEILLGKKIRSQEELPKVIKDLSFGNKVSVLLKAGHLTEDKLTDVFYNAETNEIIELSSQRIHTKNTHGTGCTFSSAIAAFLAHGLPLNDAIRQAKEYMSKAIEAGADYEIGKGHGPVHHFFNFWE, via the coding sequence ATGAAACACTATAAAACAGCACTTACCATTGCGGGAAGTGATCCCAGCGGGGGAGCAGGGATACAGGCCGACCTGAAAACTTTTTCGGCCTGCGGTTGCTACGGAGCAACGGTCATTGTGGCCGTAGTAGATGAAAATACAATAGGTGTAACGGATGTGCATCCTATCCCCGTTCCGTTTGTGTCGGGACAGATAAAATCTGTGTTGGATGATATCGGCGCCGATGCGATAAAGATCGGGATGCTCCATTCTTCGGAGCTCATATTGGCCGTGAAGGAAACATTATCACGATACGATATAAAAAATATTGTCCTCGACCCTGTAATGGTTGCCACATCCGGCGATAAACTCCTACAGGATGAGGCGATTGAAACATTGAAAAGCGAGCTCATCCCTTTTGTCAGGGTTATAACCCCGAATATTCCCGAAGCCGAGATATTGTTGGGCAAAAAGATCCGAAGTCAGGAGGAGTTGCCAAAAGTTATTAAAGACCTTTCGTTTGGGAATAAAGTGTCCGTATTGCTGAAGGCCGGCCACCTGACCGAGGACAAACTGACCGATGTATTCTACAACGCCGAGACCAATGAAATAATAGAACTGAGTTCGCAACGTATCCATACAAAGAATACGCATGGGACGGGTTGTACATTCTCTTCTGCCATAGCCGCATTTTTGGCTCACGGGCTTCCTCTCAACGATGCTATTAGGCAAGCAAAAGAGTATATGAGCAAGGCTATTGAGGCCGGAGCCGATTATGAAATAGGTAAGGGGCACGGGCCTGTACATCATTTCTTTAATTTCTGGGAATAG
- a CDS encoding PLP-dependent transferase produces MAQDDSQSKKFSTRIISEKFNKQDVHGAIAMPIYRNAAFEFSDSESIAAAFQYKEEVASHTYTRITNPSVENFERKIKAASGAENVMVVASGMAAISNTFLTIAYVGSNIVTSPHLFGNTFSLFKFTLAAFGVEVRFVNTDNIEEIASAIDENTCAFFCELITNPHLEIADLPEISKVLKVRNVPMIVDTTIIPWCGFDARKAGVDIEVVSTTKYISGGATTIGGAILDYGTFNWAQNKRLAIVAHQDGISRFSFKLKREIARNIGAAMDPEASYLQALGMESLQLRYERMSASAYELAQFLAGRKEVVKVGYPKLESSPYKKISDTLFRGNPGAMLTFSLESKETCYKFMDRLQVIRRATNLFDNKTLIIHPESTIYGTFSPELKVVMGIEDNLMRLSVGLEDVSDLQADIIQALNDLN; encoded by the coding sequence ATGGCTCAAGACGACTCTCAAAGTAAGAAATTTTCTACCCGCATTATCAGCGAAAAGTTTAATAAACAGGATGTACACGGTGCTATAGCAATGCCTATATACCGTAATGCAGCCTTCGAATTTTCCGATTCGGAAAGTATTGCCGCCGCATTTCAGTATAAAGAGGAGGTGGCATCTCATACCTATACCCGGATAACGAACCCTTCGGTTGAGAATTTTGAACGTAAAATAAAGGCAGCATCCGGTGCTGAAAATGTAATGGTGGTAGCTTCCGGTATGGCAGCTATATCCAATACATTTCTTACAATAGCTTATGTCGGAAGTAATATTGTGACTTCTCCGCATCTGTTTGGAAATACTTTTTCGTTGTTTAAGTTTACGCTTGCGGCTTTCGGGGTTGAAGTGCGTTTTGTGAATACAGATAATATTGAAGAAATAGCATCGGCGATTGATGAAAATACCTGTGCTTTCTTCTGCGAACTGATAACAAACCCCCATTTGGAAATAGCCGATCTGCCCGAAATATCGAAGGTGTTGAAGGTGCGTAATGTGCCGATGATTGTAGATACTACTATCATTCCGTGGTGTGGTTTCGATGCCCGCAAAGCCGGAGTGGATATCGAAGTGGTATCGACTACGAAATATATATCAGGCGGTGCAACTACAATTGGTGGTGCTATTCTCGACTATGGTACTTTCAATTGGGCACAGAATAAGCGATTGGCTATAGTCGCCCATCAAGACGGAATTTCGCGATTTTCATTCAAACTGAAACGTGAGATTGCACGTAATATAGGTGCGGCTATGGATCCCGAGGCTTCCTACTTGCAGGCGTTGGGAATGGAATCGTTGCAGTTGCGTTACGAAAGAATGTCTGCTTCAGCGTACGAGCTGGCACAATTCCTTGCTGGCCGGAAAGAAGTTGTAAAAGTGGGTTATCCGAAATTGGAAAGCTCTCCTTATAAAAAAATATCGGATACACTATTTCGTGGTAATCCCGGCGCTATGCTCACTTTCAGCCTGGAGAGCAAAGAAACATGCTATAAATTTATGGACCGACTACAGGTTATCCGTCGTGCAACAAACTTGTTTGATAATAAAACATTGATAATCCATCCCGAGTCCACAATCTATGGGACATTTTCACCTGAACTGAAAGTAGTGATGGGAATAGAAGATAATCTGATGCGTTTATCTGTCGGATTGGAAGACGTTTCAGATTTGCAGGCTGATATAATACAGGCACTGAATGATTTGAATTAA
- a CDS encoding FtsX-like permease family protein, which yields MNLSLHIARRYLFAKKSHNAINVISMISVFGISLATAALVCVLSVFNGFTGVVSQTFSAFDPELQITPVSGKVFDPNNPQMEEVKKIAEIAFTSESLEENALLKNGDRQEPIILKGVSKKFENLADIDKLIIDGRFLLREDTSGAVEAIGTDSMNEWHIDNGVVGAGLAMFLGVRANFVDPVEIYVPKRNVRVNPANPSTAFDRSDVFISGVFALNQAKYDDQMMIVSIDLVRELLRYENEVSSIDVKLKDAAEVDKVQAKIKSVLGDNYLVKNRFEQQEDLFRMVSIEKWVTFLILAIILVIAVFNIVGSLTILIIEKNEDIRILKNLGADNKLILKVFLFEGGLITFVGTIAGIILGLIICLLQQYFGLLQLGSTPGTFVMDAYPVVVEPLDVLLIFVTVSMIGLLAVIYPVNNLRKRL from the coding sequence TTGAACCTTTCGCTTCACATAGCCCGGCGCTATCTTTTTGCCAAGAAGTCGCATAATGCCATCAATGTTATATCCATGATATCGGTGTTTGGGATATCTTTGGCTACAGCAGCTTTAGTTTGTGTGCTTTCTGTCTTTAACGGGTTCACCGGGGTTGTTTCCCAAACATTCAGCGCATTTGATCCCGAATTGCAGATAACTCCTGTAAGTGGAAAGGTGTTTGATCCTAACAATCCTCAAATGGAGGAAGTGAAGAAGATAGCTGAAATAGCATTTACTTCCGAATCACTCGAAGAAAATGCCCTGTTGAAAAACGGGGATCGTCAGGAACCTATCATACTAAAGGGGGTATCAAAGAAATTTGAAAACCTTGCGGATATCGATAAGTTGATTATAGACGGCCGTTTTCTATTAAGGGAGGATACTTCCGGTGCCGTTGAAGCCATCGGTACTGATTCAATGAATGAGTGGCATATAGACAATGGAGTTGTTGGAGCCGGTCTGGCGATGTTTCTCGGTGTGCGTGCCAACTTTGTCGATCCGGTAGAAATTTATGTACCAAAAAGGAATGTAAGGGTTAATCCGGCTAATCCTTCTACGGCTTTCGACCGTTCCGATGTATTTATAAGCGGAGTGTTTGCCCTGAATCAGGCAAAGTATGACGATCAGATGATGATTGTTTCCATAGACCTTGTGCGCGAACTGTTGAGGTATGAGAACGAAGTGTCTTCTATTGATGTAAAGCTGAAAGATGCAGCTGAAGTAGACAAGGTGCAGGCGAAGATAAAGTCTGTTTTAGGTGATAATTATCTTGTTAAAAACCGCTTTGAGCAGCAGGAGGATCTGTTTCGTATGGTGAGTATAGAGAAATGGGTTACTTTTCTTATATTGGCTATAATACTCGTGATTGCGGTTTTTAATATCGTAGGATCATTGACGATACTTATTATAGAAAAGAATGAAGATATCAGGATTCTGAAAAATTTAGGAGCTGATAATAAACTTATACTGAAAGTTTTTCTGTTCGAAGGTGGTCTGATAACTTTTGTGGGTACTATTGCAGGGATAATACTGGGCCTTATAATATGTCTGTTGCAGCAGTATTTCGGATTGTTACAACTTGGCTCTACGCCAGGGACATTTGTTATGGATGCTTATCCGGTAGTGGTGGAGCCGCTAGATGTTTTGCTCATATTTGTCACTGTAAGTATGATTGGCCTTCTTGCTGTTATCTATCCTGTAAATAATCTGCGCAAACGCTTATAA
- a CDS encoding O-methyltransferase → MSLDKNEAIENYILSHIDDEGDLLKQLNRDAHVNLLKPRMLSGHLQGRMLNMFCRMMQPQYILEIGTYTAYATLCLAEGAADDAEIHTIEVNDELEDFIMKYLHKTKLKDKIHLHIGDAMEIIPQIDRMFDMVFIDANKRHYIEYYNLIFDKVRRGGLIVADNTLWDGHVLDTPKPSDKQTIGIQAFNDMLAKDDRVEKVILPVRDGLTLIWKK, encoded by the coding sequence ATGTCACTCGACAAAAACGAAGCCATAGAAAATTATATTCTCTCCCATATAGATGATGAAGGGGATTTGTTGAAACAACTTAATCGGGATGCACATGTAAACCTCTTGAAGCCACGTATGCTGTCGGGGCATCTGCAGGGCAGGATGTTGAATATGTTTTGCCGGATGATGCAGCCGCAATATATATTGGAAATAGGAACATACACAGCTTATGCGACTCTTTGTCTGGCTGAGGGTGCTGCCGATGATGCAGAGATTCATACCATAGAGGTAAACGACGAACTGGAAGATTTTATAATGAAATATCTTCACAAAACGAAACTGAAAGATAAGATACATCTGCATATAGGCGATGCAATGGAGATTATACCCCAAATAGACCGCATGTTTGATATGGTATTTATCGATGCCAATAAGCGTCACTATATAGAATATTACAATCTTATATTTGATAAGGTACGGCGGGGTGGACTCATTGTCGCTGACAATACCCTATGGGACGGGCATGTACTGGATACTCCGAAACCCTCAGATAAACAGACTATCGGAATACAGGCTTTTAATGATATGCTTGCTAAAGATGACAGGGTGGAGAAAGTGATATTGCCTGTAAGGGACGGATTGACTCTGATATGGAAAAAATAG
- a CDS encoding cupin domain-containing protein produces the protein MSRVIDKKSAPHYFWGDNCSSWILMNRDSLSVKIETMPAGTRETLHFHSSSRQFFFVLKGTAIFNVDGKKVTVKEQQGILIEPMMKHYIANETQDSIDFILVSQPDNDTTNDRTDVE, from the coding sequence ATGAGCAGAGTGATAGATAAAAAATCGGCGCCTCATTATTTCTGGGGCGATAATTGTAGCAGTTGGATTCTCATGAACAGAGATTCCTTATCAGTGAAAATCGAAACTATGCCGGCCGGGACACGGGAAACTTTACACTTCCACTCATCCTCACGGCAATTCTTCTTTGTATTGAAAGGTACTGCAATCTTTAATGTAGACGGTAAGAAAGTGACAGTAAAGGAACAGCAGGGCATACTGATAGAACCCATGATGAAGCATTACATTGCTAATGAGACGCAGGACTCTATCGACTTCATCCTTGTATCGCAGCCGGACAACGACACGACTAACGACAGAACGGATGTGGAATAA
- the pyk gene encoding pyruvate kinase, which translates to MTQKKTKIVATISDMRCDVDFIKSLYDAGINVVRMNSAHMTEEGFIQVMTNVRAVSPYIGIMMDTKGPEIRTAKNASGEKIIVKTGDKVKVVGDLNFLSTQEQIGVSYPSIVQDVPVGSTLLVDDGETAMKVIDKTADYLLCEIQNDGTIGNRKSVNIPGVSVNLPSITAKDKRSIEIAIENKADFIAHSFVRNKQDVLDVQKILDEYNSPIKIIAKIENQEGVDNIDEIFETAYGVMVARGDLGIEVPQEKIPAIQRLLIRKSIEYKKPVIVATQMLHTMIENPRPTRAEVTDIANAVYYGTDAVMLSGETAYGKYPLEAVRTMAQICATTEQSKLDEKVIPVPFKDEEYDTTSFLAKQAVKAATQLGLAAIITDSYTGRTARTIAAFRSKCPVYAVCCSNEVARQLSVCYGIQASYQESTGFTTHQHKQYFLKALNSMLDKGLVKKDDQVAYLSGSFGEGKGTSFLEINGVGRVVDAGDAFEVPVD; encoded by the coding sequence ATGACTCAGAAGAAAACGAAAATTGTAGCTACAATTTCAGACATGCGTTGTGATGTTGATTTCATTAAGTCGTTGTACGACGCAGGAATCAACGTTGTTAGAATGAATTCGGCCCACATGACAGAAGAAGGCTTTATTCAAGTAATGACAAATGTACGCGCAGTATCTCCTTACATTGGTATCATGATGGATACTAAAGGTCCGGAAATACGTACAGCTAAAAATGCGTCAGGAGAAAAAATCATTGTAAAAACAGGCGATAAAGTTAAAGTTGTCGGAGATTTGAATTTCCTTTCCACACAAGAGCAAATTGGTGTTTCTTATCCAAGTATCGTACAGGATGTGCCTGTAGGTAGCACGCTTCTCGTTGATGATGGTGAAACTGCAATGAAAGTTATTGACAAAACGGCTGATTACCTTCTTTGCGAAATCCAGAATGATGGAACTATCGGTAACCGTAAGAGTGTAAATATACCGGGTGTTAGCGTAAATCTTCCTTCTATCACAGCAAAAGATAAGAGAAGTATCGAGATCGCAATAGAAAACAAAGCTGATTTCATCGCTCACTCATTCGTAAGAAACAAACAAGACGTTTTGGATGTACAGAAAATCCTTGACGAATATAACAGCCCTATCAAGATTATCGCTAAAATCGAAAATCAGGAAGGTGTTGACAATATCGACGAAATCTTCGAAACTGCATACGGCGTAATGGTTGCGCGTGGTGACCTTGGTATTGAAGTACCACAGGAAAAAATCCCGGCAATCCAGCGTTTGCTTATCCGTAAGTCTATCGAATACAAGAAACCGGTTATCGTAGCAACTCAGATGTTGCACACAATGATCGAGAATCCACGTCCTACACGCGCCGAAGTAACAGATATCGCAAATGCGGTATACTACGGAACTGATGCTGTGATGTTGAGTGGTGAAACAGCTTACGGTAAATATCCATTGGAGGCTGTTCGTACAATGGCTCAGATCTGTGCTACTACAGAGCAATCTAAACTGGACGAAAAAGTTATTCCTGTTCCGTTTAAAGATGAGGAATATGATACTACATCATTCCTTGCAAAACAAGCTGTAAAAGCTGCAACTCAGCTGGGTCTGGCTGCTATTATCACTGATAGTTATACTGGCCGTACAGCTCGTACAATTGCTGCATTCCGCAGTAAATGTCCTGTTTATGCTGTTTGCTGTAGTAATGAAGTTGCCCGTCAACTTTCGGTATGCTACGGAATACAGGCAAGTTATCAGGAATCGACCGGGTTTACAACTCACCAGCATAAGCAATATTTCTTGAAAGCTCTTAACTCTATGTTAGACAAAGGGCTGGTTAAGAAAGATGATCAGGTTGCTTACCTTAGTGGTTCATTCGGAGAAGGTAAAGGAACATCTTTCCTTGAAATCAACGGTGTTGGCCGTGTAGTAGATGCAGGTGATGCTTTTGAGGTGCCTGTAGACTAA
- the aroQ gene encoding type II 3-dehydroquinate dehydratase, with protein MKILIINGPNLNLLGKREPDVYGNTSFETYFSQLQQTYTDCELSYFQSNHEGALIDKIHEVGFSFDGIVLNAGAYTHTSVALHDAIKAVNTPVVEVHISNIHTREEFRHKSMIAAACKGSVVGLGLFSYELAIDFFRKTKKA; from the coding sequence ATGAAGATACTGATAATAAACGGGCCAAATTTGAATTTGTTGGGTAAAAGGGAACCGGATGTTTACGGGAATACTTCTTTCGAAACATACTTCTCCCAGTTGCAACAAACTTATACGGACTGCGAACTATCATATTTTCAATCTAATCACGAAGGAGCGCTGATTGATAAAATACATGAGGTAGGTTTTTCATTTGATGGAATCGTCTTAAATGCAGGAGCCTATACGCATACATCTGTTGCCCTTCATGATGCTATCAAGGCTGTGAATACGCCTGTAGTGGAGGTGCATATATCCAATATCCACACACGGGAAGAATTCCGGCACAAATCAATGATTGCGGCAGCATGCAAAGGATCAGTAGTCGGCTTGGGGCTATTTTCATACGAACTTGCAATAGACTTTTTTCGAAAGACAAAAAAGGCCTGA
- the rbfA gene encoding 30S ribosome-binding factor RbfA, whose translation MDTTRQQKINRLIQKELSEIFRKQTQQMRGVLVSVSTVRVSPDLGLAKVYLSIFPSEQGKEILDNIKTNVKALRFDLGQKVGKQLRVIPELSFYLDDSLDYLENIDKLLGKDNKTEE comes from the coding sequence ATGGATACTACCAGACAACAAAAAATAAACCGCCTTATCCAAAAGGAATTAAGTGAAATATTCAGGAAACAGACACAGCAGATGAGAGGTGTACTCGTTTCTGTGAGTACAGTGCGTGTTAGTCCCGATTTGGGATTGGCAAAGGTGTATTTGAGTATTTTCCCATCCGAACAAGGGAAGGAGATTCTTGATAATATTAAAACCAACGTAAAAGCTTTGCGTTTCGATCTAGGCCAAAAGGTAGGTAAGCAGTTGCGTGTGATTCCCGAATTAAGCTTTTATCTGGACGATTCGCTCGATTATCTGGAGAATATAGATAAACTGCTCGGAAAAGATAATAAGACAGAAGAATAA